TCGACTCGCCCTTCGATCAGAGCCCAGGGGAGCGCCAGCGCCGTCTGGCGGAGCGCCACCTGCCCCCGGACACGGTGGAACCCCTCTTCGCCGCCCATGATGTGGGGGATCTGGCCCTGGTACGGGAGGCCTTGCAGAGCTCGGGCCGCCTCCGGGTGGTCCAGTGCGCCCCCGCGGTGCGGGTGGCCATCGCCGAGGAGTTCGGCATGCCCCTGGGCAGCCTGACCCCGGGCCGCCTCGCCAGCGCCCTGCGGAGCCTGGGCTTCCATCGGGTCTATGACACCAACTTCGCCGCTGATGTGACCGTGATGGAGGAGGGCCACGAGCTCCTGCAGCGGGCCCGCTCCGGCGGCGTCCTGCCCATGTTCACCTCCTGCTGCCCCGCCTGGGTGCGCCACCTGGAGCTGAATCATCCGGACCTGCTGCCCCACCTCTCCAGCTGCAAGTCCCCCCAGCAGATGGGGGGCGCCCTGATCAAGACCTGGGGGGCCCAACTGGAAGGCCTGGCGCCCGAAGCCCTCTTCAGCGTGGCGGTGATGCCCTGCACCGCCAAGCGCGGCGAGGCGGCCCGCCCGGGCATGGAGGCGAGTGGCGTACGGGATGTGGACGCCGTGCTCAGCACCCGGGAGCTGGCCTGCCTGCTCAAGGAGGCCGGAATCGACTTCATGACGCTCCCCGAGGGCTCCTTTGACGAGGCCCTGGGCCGCTATTCCGGTGCGGGCACCCTCTTCGGCTTCAGCGGGGGCGTCATGGAAGCGGCCCTGCGCACCGCCAGCACCCTGCCCGAGGCCGCGGGTCTCGAGCTCAGGACCGCTGTGGCGGCGGGCCTGGCCGAGGCCGAGGCCCTGCTGGCCAAGCTGCGGGTGGGCCAGGCGGACTTCGACTTCCTGGAGGTGATGGCCTGCCCGGGGGGCTGTGTCTCCGGCGGTGGTCAGCCCAAGCTCCTGCTCCCGGGCCAGGTCGGGAAGGCCTGGGCCGAGAGGGCGCGGAACCTGCGCCGCCACGATACCGAGCGCCCCGAGCGGCGCAGCCACGAGAACCCGGCCATCCAGGCCCTTTACACCGACTTCCTGGGGAGGCCCCTGGGCGAGCGCTCCCATCACTTGCTCCATACCCACTACGGAAGGGCCTGCTCCCGCCAGGGAGAGGCGGAGGTACCGAAATGAATCAGTTTGTCGTTGCCGATCACCGGAAGTGCATCGGCTGTCGCACCTGCGAGGTGGCCTGTACCCTGGCCCACGGGCCCGCATTGGCCGAGCTCAGCGAGGGCAACTTCGCCCCACGCCTGCAGGTGGTGCGGACCGCCCGGGTCACGGTGCCCATCCAGTGCCGCCAGTGCGAGGACGCCCCCTGCCTCAAGGCCTGCGGTGTGAGTGCACTGCTCCGGCGGAACGGCCTCATCGAGCCGGTGGCCGGACGCTGCATCGGGTGCAAGGCCTGCCTCATGGCCTGTCCCTACGGGGCCATCGACCTGGTGTTCGAGCCCGGCAGGGCGGGGAACGGCGCAGTGGAGCCCCTCAAGTGCGACCTCTGCCACCAGTCGGGGGCGGGCCCAGCCTGCGTGCGGGTCTGCCCCACCGATGCCCTCGGGCTGGTCCAGGAGGCGGATCTGGTCCGGCAGACCCGCGAGAAGCGGCAGCGGGCGGCCGGAGCCGCGGTTCACAAGTCGGAAACGAGGTAGACCAGCATGACGCACAAGGTATCCACCGTCTGTCCCTACTGCGGGAGCGGCTGCAAGCTCTGGCTCCATGTCGACCAGGGCGAGATCATCAAGGCCGAGCCCGCCGATGGGCGCAACAACGAAGGCGAGCTCTGCCTGAAGGGCTATTACGGCTGGGACTTCCTCAGGGACAACAAGCTCCTGACCAAACGCCTCAGCAAGCCCCTGATGCGGCGCACCCGGGAGGAACCCCTCCAGGAGACCACCTGGGAGGAGGCCATCCGCTTCGCCGCCGACCGCCTGGCCGCCATCAAGCTCAAGCACGGCCCGGATGCCATCATGGCCACCGGCTCGGCCCGGGGCCCGGGCAACGAGGCCAACTACGCCATGCAGAAGTTCGTGCGGGCCGTCCTGGGTACCAACAACATCGACCACTGTGCCCGGGTCTGTCATGGCTCCTCCGTCGCCGGGCTGCAGAGCACCCTCGGCAACGGGGCCATGTCCAACTCCATCCCGGAGATCGAGAACAGCAAGTGCATCCTGATCTTCGGCTACAACCCCGCCGACTCCCACCCCATCGTGGCGAGACGCATCCTCAAGGCCCAGGCCAAGGGGGCCCGGGTCATCGTGGTGGACCCCCGGCAGACGGAGCAGGCCCGCACCGCCGATCTCTGGCTGCGACTCAACAACGGCGCCAACATGGCCCTGGTGAACGCCTTCGGCCATGTCCTGCTGGAGGAGCATCTCCACGACCCGAGCTATGTCAGCCAGTTCACGGAAGGCTTCGAGGCCTATCGCCAAGGAGTGGCCGCCTACGCCCCAGAGGCGGTGGAGCAGATCACCGGCCTCCCCGGAACCCAGGTGCGCGAGGCCATGCGCATCTATGCGTCCGCTGGCGATGCCGTCATCCTCTGGGGCATGGGGGTGACCCAGTTCGGTCAGGCCGTCGATGTGGTCAAGGGCCTCTCCTCCCTGGCTCTCCTGACCGGCAACCTGGGGCGCCCCAACGTGGGGGTGGGACCGGTGCGGGGCCAGAACAATGTGCAGGGGACCTGTGACCTGGGCACCCTGCCGGACATGTATCCGGGCTACCAGCCCGTCACCGACAACCAGGTGCGGGCCAAGTTCGAAGCGGCCTGGGGCGTGGAGCTCTCCCCCAGGCCGGGCTATCGCCTGACGGAGGTGCCCCACCTGGTCAAGGAAGGCAAGCTGAAGGCCTACTACATCTTCGGCGAGGATCCGGTGCAGAGCGATCCGGATGCCGCCGGGGTCCGGGCCGCCCTGGACGCCATGGACTTCGTGATCGTCCAGGACATCTTCATGAACAAGACGGCGCTGCATGCCGATGTGATCTTCCCGGCCACCGCCTGGGGTGAGCACGAAGGGGTCTACTCCGCCGCCGACCGGGGCTTCCAGAAGTTCAACAAGGCTGTGGAACCCAAGGGGGATGTCAAGCCGGACTGGGAGATCATCGGGCTGCTGAGCAGCGCCATGGGCTATCCCATGGCCTACACCAGCGCCGAGGAGATCTGGGAGGAGATGCGCCACCTCTGCCCGCTCTATGCCGGGGTCACCTACCAGCGCCTGGAGGAGCTGGGCACCATCCAATGGCCCTGCCCTGACGAACAGCACCCCGGCACCCCCTATCTCTACGGGGGCAACCGCTTCAACACGCCCAGCGGCAAGGGGCTGCTCTTCGCGGCAGCGTGGCGGGCCCCGGGTGAGCTGCCGGATGCCGAGTACCCCCTGGTGCTCTGCACCGTGCGCGAGGTCGGCCACTACTCGGTGCGCACCATGACCGGCAACTGCAAGGCCCTGAAGACCCTGGCGGACGAACCCGGCTTCGTGCGGATCAGTCCGGTGGAACATGCGGCCCTGGGGGTGCAGGATGGGGACCTGGTCTGGGTGGCCTCCCGCCGCGGCAAGGTACTCAGCCGGATCCAGGTCAGCGAGCGGATCAACGAGGGCTCGATCTACATGACCTACCACTGGTGGATCGGCTCCTGCAATGAGCTGACCCACGACCACCTCGATCCCATCTCCCGCACGCCCGAGTTCAAGTACTGCGCCGCCAGGATCGAGGCCATCCCCGACCAGGCCTGGGCCGAGACTTACCTGGAGCGGGAGTATCTGGCCCTGCGCCAGCGGATGGGGTGTGTGGGGGCCTAGGATTCGGCGGCGTGACACTGCAGCTTGAGCGACCTCCGGGCGCATGGAACTTTGAAAGCAGGAGCCACGGATGGGCACGGATCTCCACGGATAAAAGCCATGGATCCACCCAGTGCAGGGTGTCTGGGGCCGCCCCGCTGCGCGGGGGCGGTCGGCAAGCCGACCGCGTTCAGAGGGGGAGGGGCAGCCAGGGGCACGTTGGCGTGCCCTGGTCTGACCCTCCCCCTCTGAACCAGCCCCAGGCAACCCCGGTGGGTCGCTGACTATCCGTGTCCATCTGTGCCCATCCGTGGTCCGAAAGGCTTTCCTGCACCGGACCCCTTCCACCGCACTGCCCTGGAAGGACAAGACCTCGCAGGGGGACTCCTCCCGGTCAGCCCGACCGTGCTTCTCGCATCCTCGCAGGATTGGGGGATAATGGCCTGTTCCACGTGGAACACCTTGGTGAGCGGGGTTTCCTTGGGTCTGTTCGGCAATCTCTTCGACAAGTTCAAGCAGGGCCTTCAGCGGACACAGGAGCTGGTGCTGGCCCCCATGCAGAAGCTCCTGGGCCTCCGGCGCCTGGACGAGGACCAGCTCCTGGAGCTGGAAGACCTCCTCCTCCAGGCCGACCTCGGCATCCATGCCGTGGAGCGGCTCATGGAGCGGCTGCGCTTCGAGATGAAGCGCAACGCCGAGATCGACCCCAAGGCCGTGCTCAAGGACGAGCTCCTCAAGATCATCCAGCACATCCCTGCCCGCCCCTTCCAGGCCTCCTCCACCCAGGTGGTACTGCTGGTGGGTGTCAACGGTGTGGGCAAGACCACCACCCTGGGCAAGCTGGCCGCCCACCTCAAGGGCCGGGGCGAAGAGGTCCTGGTGGTGGCGGGCGACACCTTCCGCGCCGCGGCCATCGACCAGCTGGAACTCTGGGGCCAGCGGGCCGGTGTGCCCGTGATCCGCAACCAGATGGGGGGCGACCCGGCGGCCATCGCCTTCGACGGGGCCACCTCCGCCAAGGCCAAGGGAACGCCCTGGGTCCTCGTCGACACGGCGGGCCGCCTCCACACCAAGGACCACCTCATGCGCGAGCTGGACAAGATCCACCGCAGTCTTCAGAAGGTGCTCCCCGACGCCCCCCACCGGGTCCTCCTGGTGCTGGATGCCACCACCGGCCAGAACGGATTGGTTCAGGCCGAGGCCTTCAAGGCCGCCGCCGGGGTGACGGACCTGGTGCTCACCAAGCTGGACGGCAGCGCCAAGGGCGGCGTGGTGATCCCCATCCTGGAGCGCCTGAAGCTCCCCATCGCCTTCGTGGGCGTGGGGGAGGGCGTGGACGACCTCATCCCTTTCGATCCGGAGGCCTTCGTCGATGGACTCCTCAGTGCCTGAGCTGAGCCCGGCCTGGGCCTGGCAGCTCGCCACCGGCGGGCCCTGGCCGGACCCCAACGCCCTGAGGGGCGACGAGCGGCTGATGAGCTTGGCCATCCAGGAGGGCCTGAAGGGGGTCGGCCTTTCGAGCCCCAACCCCCCTGTGGGCTGCGTCATCGCTAGGGATGGGAGGGTCATCGGACGGGGGGTGCATGTCCAGGCAGGCACTCCCCACGGCGAGATCATGGCCCTGCGGGATGCCGCCAGCCGGGGCAACGAAGTGAAGGGCGCCACGGCCTATGTGACCCTGGAACCCTGCTGCCACTACGGCCGGACCCCGCCCTGCACTGAGGCTCTGCTGGCCGCGGGCATCGCCCGGGTCGTGGTGGGGACCCGGGATCCCAACCCCAGGGTGGACGGCGGGGGCATGGCCCTGCTCCGCTCCCGGGGTATCGAAGTCACCGAGGCCGTCCTGGGGGAGGCCTGCTCGCACTTCCATGCCCCCTTCTTCAAGCTCATCCGCACCGGCCTGCCCTGGGTCGTCCTCAAGCTGGCGGTGGGCTCCGATGGCTCCACCGGCCCCGATGGAGAGCGCACCGAGATCACCTCGCCGGAGATCCAGGGCTTGGCCCACGCCCTGCGCCGGGCCTGCGAGGCCATCGTGGTGGGCAGCGGCACCGTGGCGGTGGATGACCCCTCCCTGACGGACCGCTGGCCCGAGGCCACCCTGCCCCACCGACGCTTCCTGCGGGTGGTGCTGGACACCCACGGGCACCTGGCGGCGGCATGCCGGGTCTGGCAACCCGTCGAGGGCCAGCCTGCCCTGCGGGCCACGGTGGGTTCCCGCTCGCCCATCCCGGGGGTGGAGGATCTGCAGCTGCCGCCGGGGCCCAGGGGCTGCAGTCTGCGGCACCTCCTTCACGAGCTGGCGGCGCGGGGGGTGGGGCGGGTGCTCCTGGAGGGGGGACCGACCCTGGCCAAGCGGGCCATGGTGGAGGGCCTGGTGGACGAGTTCCACCGCTTCCGCTCCGAGCGCCCCGCCGGGGGACCACCCGTCCTGGGCCGCGAGGCCGACCACTTCATCCGGGTCACCTCCACCCCCTTCCCCGGTGGCAGCTGGGATGTCCTCCTCCCAGGCGTCTGCTGAGGGACCTCGCGCCGAGGGGAGAGAGGCGGAAACGCCAAGAGCTGAACAGCCTTGTAGCCACGGATGCGCACAGATAAACACGGATGGGGCCCGAACCACCCTGGGTGACCGGGACGCCCCGCCTGGGACAGGTTCAGGGAGGGGTTCGGCCCGTGGACGCGCCAGCGCGTCTCTGGGCCACCCCCCTACCTGAACGCGGACGGTTCCCGTCCGCCCCCGCGCAGCGGGGCGTCCAGGCGTGGCAGCCCGGCCACCCGAGCCGAACCCCTCGATCTTTTATCCGCGTTCATCTGCGTTCGGTGGACGATCTGCTTTTCATCCCCGTGCCTCCCCGGCCTACTTCAGGACCAGGAGCAGGGCCATGAGCACCACGAGGGCGGCGAAGATCTTCTTGAGATGACGCCCGTGGAGGCGATTGGCCACCTTGGCCCCCAGAAGGGCCCCGCAGGTGAAGCCCAAGGCCACCCCGATGAGGATCACCCAGGGGAAGTGCCCCTGGCTGAGGGCGTAGACCCAGACCGCCGGGAGACCGACGGGGAAGAGCATCATGGTCAGACTGGCCAACTGGGCCTGATGCTGGGGCAGCTTCAGGAAACCCACCATCAGGGGCACCATGATGATCCCACCGCCGATGCCCAGCAGACCTGAAGAGATCCCACCGATGAAGCCGATGCCGAGGCCGGGCAGGGCCGCCTCGGACCAGGCCAGAGCGGTGCTGCGCTCCTGGCCCTGCTTCCCCTTCACCCCCAGCCAGGTCCGCACCGCCACCACCAGGAGGAAGACCACGAAGATCCAGCGCATCTCCCGGGAAGGCAGGTGGTTGGCCAGCCGGGCCCCCAGCCAGCCCCCCACCAGGAAGGCGGCAATGAGGAAGCCGATGATGCGCCAGTGGATAGGTACCCCGCTGCGGCGGTACTGCAGCACCGCCGGGAGCCCAAGGGGCGGCAGGGTGGCCGCCAGGGCGACCCCCTGCGCGGCCTGCTGGTGCAGGCCCAGCACCAAGCCCATCAGGGGCACCAGCACGATCCCGCCGCCGATGCCGAAGAGCCCTGAGAGCACGCCACCGCTGAAGCCGGCCCCGAGACCTCCGAAAAAGGGGAAGAGACTGTGAAGCATGGAAACCCCCGGCGGCCCTGGGCCGCACCCAGCTCTGATCCTAACCGCTGACAGGCACGGGGAGGGGAGGCACCCGGGTCGGGGATGAAAAGCGGAAAAGCCTTTGAGCCACAGATGCGCACAGATATCCACGGATGGGTCGCGACCCACCCGGAGTGTCCGGGACTGGTTCAGGGCGGGAGGGTCAGACCAGGACACGCCTGCGTGTCCCTGGCTGCCCCTTCCTCCCTGAACGCGGACGGCCTGCCGTCCGCCCCCGCGCAGCGGGGCGTCCCGGACACCCCGAGCCGCACCCATCCCTCATCTGTGGCTATTCCCTCATGGGCTTGTGGGTCCACACCTGCTCCGGGCCATCCATGTTCCAATGGAAGGGACAGGCGACCTTATGCAGATTTCCTTTTCCGATGATGTGATCCTCGACAGCCGGCGGGCGGTGTTCCTCCCGAAGGACGGGACCCTTGTCCTCGCGGACCTCTTCCTCGGGCTGGGGGCCGCCCGCCGCAAGCGCCCGGACCTCTTCCCCGACTCCCAGCACGCCGACATCTGGGAACGCCTCCTGGGCCTCCTGGATGAGTACCAGCCCCGGCGGGTGGCCGTCCTGGGGGACATCAAGCCCAACCAGGGTCATGTGGAGGACGATGAAGCCGAGGAGTTGAAGCTGCTCTTCCGCAAGCTCAAGGGACGGAACCGCCAGGTGGTCCAGGTCGTGGGCCACCCTGAGCGCTCCTCCGGCCCGGTCATGGAGAGGCTGGGCATCGAGCCCGTGGAACTCTTCCGGGCCGGCTCCCACACCCTGATGCACCGTCGCCGCATCTTCGTCTACCCGCGCCATGAGCCAGCCAACAGCTTCTGGATCAATGGCGGTCTCCACCCCCTCTTCGCCGTCCCCGTGTCCGGGCCCGATGGCGGGGAGGAGTACATCCGCTACCCGGCCTTCCTCTACACCGGCTTCGCCCTGGTGATTCCGCCCTTCGTCTCCTACGCCCAGGGCTGGGAGGTCATGCAGCCCGAGCGCCTGCCCCGCCAGGCCCGGGCCTGGCGGGTCCTGGGGGGCCATGAGATGGTGCCCCTCTCCCTGCCCGACCTGCCGCCCGTGCCTGAAGGACTGGAGAGCGTGGCGAGGCCCACGGGGAAATCCCGCAGCAAGCGGGACTGAGGGCACTGGACGCCCTCCCGATCTGAAGCGCTCAGATGGTGGTCTTGGCCTTCTGGACCTTGCCCGGTTTGATGACCAGACGGATGATCTTGCCCCCCCGGACCACATCAAAGCTCCGCTCCGATTCGCTGGAGTCCTGCTCCATCATGGACCAGAGCTGGCCCACGGAGCTCACGGCCTGGCCCTGGTAGCCGACGATCACATCCCCCAGTTCGACCTTGCCGTCCTGAAGGACCTTGAGGGGGCGCAGACCGGCCCGGGCCGCGGGTCCACCCTCCTCCACATCGCTGATCACCACGCCCCGGTTGACCCCCAGGTTCTTGGCCACCTGGGTGCTGGCGGCCTCGAAGCCCAGGTGGGGACGGTCCAGCACCCCCTTGCGGATGAGGGTGGGCACCACCTGACGCAGGATGTCGGCAGGGATGGCGAAGCCGATGCCCACGGAAGCGCCGGTGGCGGGGGCAATGGCCGTGTTCATGCCCACGAGGCGTCCCCCGCTGTCCAGAAGGGGCCCGCCCGAGTTGCCGGGGTTGATGGCGGCATCGGTCTGGATCACCTCGGAGATGGTGGTGTCGAAAAGGGTGATCAGCTGCCGACCCAGGGCCGAGACGATCCCCTGGGTGAGGGTGTGGTCCAGTCCGAAGGGGTTGCCGATGGCCATGACATCCTGCCCCACCACCAGATCCCCGGAACTGCCGATGGGCAGCGGCTTCATGTCCTTGAGGGGGGCGAAGACCTGGAGCACCGCCACATCGTAGGCCGTGCTGATCCCGATGACCTGGCAGCGGTAGGTTTTGCCGTCCGCCAGGGTAACCACCAGGTCCGCCGGGGCACTGAGATGCCCGCTCTGGTCCTGGACCATGATGACGTGCAGGTTGGTGACCACATGCCCAGCCTCGTCCCAGACGAAGCCGGTGCCGGACCCGGCGGGAACCAGGCTCAGGTTGCGGGTCTTCACGTCCCGCACCAGGGCGGCGCTGGCAATGAAGACCACGGACTTCCGGGCGGACCTGAAGACCCCGACCCGCTGGCGCTCGGCCTGGGTCAGGGGGCGTTTGGGCGCCAGGGGACGGGGACCCGAGATCTTGCGATTGGCCTCGACCACCAGCTCCTCGGGGCTCTTTTTGGCAGGCTTGGCCTCCGCCGAGCCCAGGGCCGGAGCGAGGATTGCCGCTGTCAGGGCGCAGGTGATCCAGGTCTTCATGATGCCATGATCCCACACCCGGGCTTCAGCGCAGGAAGAACAGCCTGGGCTACTCGGCCTCCAGCTTGGAAAAGAGCCTCCCGGCCAGGAGTGCACCCACCAGGGGAGCCAGCCAGAAGAGCCACAGCTGCCGGAGGGCCCAGCCCCCCACGAAGAGAGCAGGACCGGTGCTGCGGGCGGGATTCACACTGGTGTTGGTGACGGGGATGCTGATGAGGTGAATCAGGGTCAGGCAGAGACCGATGGCAATGGGAGCCAGGCCCTGGGGAGCTCTCTTGGAGGTGGATCCAAGGATCACAAGGAGGAAGAAGAAGGTCATCACGATCTCGGTGACGAGAGCGGAGCCCAGGCCGTATTGACCCGGGCTGTGGATGCCGTAGCCGTTGCTGGCGAAGCCGCCGAGCACAAAGCCAGGCTGACCGGAAGCGATGATGAAGAGGATGGCGGCCCCGGCAATGCCCCCCAGGACCTGGACCACCCAGTACGGAACCAGGTCCCCCCAGGAGAAGCGGCCGGAGACCGCAAGACCCAGGGTCACGGCGGGATTGAGATGGCACCCCGAGATGGGGCCGATGGCGAAGGCCATGGTCAGAACCGTGAGGCCAAAGGCTAGGGAGACCCCGAGCAGTCCGATGCCCACCCCTGGAAAGGTGGCGGCCAGCACAGCACTGCCACAGCCTCCCAGAACCAGCCAGAGGGTCCCGAGGAATTCCACCAGGAGTCGATTGCGGAGCGGCATGATCCCTCCTCAGGAACAGGGTGTCCAGACATCAACATAGGAATTCGGGGCCCGATGGGAAGTCCATCATGAATGTCACTTGGTCCTTTCGTCCTTTTTCCGCCAGAATCAGGAGCTATGCCGCATCCGATGGACGCCTTCTTCGCCTTGCCCAAGGGCCGTATCTTCGCCTGCTTCCCGGGGGCCGAAGAGCGCCCGGGCCAGCGCCGCATGGCCGAGCTGGTCGCCGATGCCATCAACGAGGGTGAGGGCCGCTTCGGCGCCTGGCGCCGGGGCGGTGGCGAGCCCGAGGCCAAGCCCAACGCCGTGCTGCAGGCCATCGAGGCGGGCACGGGTACCGGCAAGTCCCTGGGCTACCTCATCCCCTCCCTGGCCTCGGGGCGCCATCCCGTCATCGTCACCACCCGGACCAAGCAGCTGCAGCGCCAGCTCATGGACGAGGACCTCCCACGGGTGCGTGGCATCCTTGGGCGCGAGGTGCGGGGTGTGCTGGCCAAGGGCCGCTCCAACTATCTCTGCCTGGCGGCCTGGGAGGAGCTGGAGAGCACGCCCCCAGCTGAGATGCAGGCCCGGGACCATGGGCTCTGGCTGGCCCTGCCACGCTGGGCCAAGGAGACCCTCAGCGGGGATCGGGAAGAGCTGGGACGGCATGGAGAAGGCGAGTCCGAGCTCTGGGACCGCCTCAACGCCCGGGCGGAGCGCTGCACCGGCAAGCAGTGCCGCCACTACGAGACCTGCTTCCTGACCCGTCTGCGCAAGGAGGTGGCCGAAGCCGACCTCATCATCGCCAACCACGCCCTGCTCCTGGCGGATCGGGTGCTGCGGGAATCCGCCTTCGGCCAGGTGCTGCCGGACGCCCCGGTGCTGGTGCTGGACGAGGCCCACGAGATCGAGGAGCAGCTCACGGAGAGCTGCTCGGAGGTCTGGTCCAGCCGGGCCATGTCCATGCTCTTCCGGGACCTGGAGTCCGAGTCCTTCAGAGAACCGGAAGGAGCGGCCCTCTCGGCCCAGCTCATCCCCTGGCAGGATGCCTGGAGCAGCCTCCTGGCCCAGGTGCCCCTGGACAGCTCGGTCTACGGCTTCGAGGACAACCGCCTGCCCCTCTCACCCATCGCCGATGCCGTGGGGGCCTGGGTCGAGGCCGGGCAGGCCTCCTGGCGGGAGGCCAAGCGCCTGGCTAGCCGCTCCACCGATCAGAGCCCCGAGAGCCTGACCTGGCGCAAGCTGGCGGAGCGCATCGGCCTGGCCTTCCAGCGCATGGAGCAGATCTTCGCCCAGCCCGAGGGCTGGGTCTCCACCATCACCCGGGAGGGCCCCCACACCGTGGTCTTCAAGTCCAACCCCGT
The sequence above is drawn from the uncultured Holophaga sp. genome and encodes:
- a CDS encoding [Fe-Fe] hydrogenase large subunit C-terminal domain-containing protein, with the translated sequence MSQARGISIDPDLCTGCQRCQAVCPVEAISGEPGGPQILDASRCVRCGQCIRVCSGFDSPFDQSPGERQRRLAERHLPPDTVEPLFAAHDVGDLALVREALQSSGRLRVVQCAPAVRVAIAEEFGMPLGSLTPGRLASALRSLGFHRVYDTNFAADVTVMEEGHELLQRARSGGVLPMFTSCCPAWVRHLELNHPDLLPHLSSCKSPQQMGGALIKTWGAQLEGLAPEALFSVAVMPCTAKRGEAARPGMEASGVRDVDAVLSTRELACLLKEAGIDFMTLPEGSFDEALGRYSGAGTLFGFSGGVMEAALRTASTLPEAAGLELRTAVAAGLAEAEALLAKLRVGQADFDFLEVMACPGGCVSGGGQPKLLLPGQVGKAWAERARNLRRHDTERPERRSHENPAIQALYTDFLGRPLGERSHHLLHTHYGRACSRQGEAEVPK
- a CDS encoding 4Fe-4S dicluster domain-containing protein yields the protein MNQFVVADHRKCIGCRTCEVACTLAHGPALAELSEGNFAPRLQVVRTARVTVPIQCRQCEDAPCLKACGVSALLRRNGLIEPVAGRCIGCKACLMACPYGAIDLVFEPGRAGNGAVEPLKCDLCHQSGAGPACVRVCPTDALGLVQEADLVRQTREKRQRAAGAAVHKSETR
- the fdhF gene encoding formate dehydrogenase subunit alpha, producing MTHKVSTVCPYCGSGCKLWLHVDQGEIIKAEPADGRNNEGELCLKGYYGWDFLRDNKLLTKRLSKPLMRRTREEPLQETTWEEAIRFAADRLAAIKLKHGPDAIMATGSARGPGNEANYAMQKFVRAVLGTNNIDHCARVCHGSSVAGLQSTLGNGAMSNSIPEIENSKCILIFGYNPADSHPIVARRILKAQAKGARVIVVDPRQTEQARTADLWLRLNNGANMALVNAFGHVLLEEHLHDPSYVSQFTEGFEAYRQGVAAYAPEAVEQITGLPGTQVREAMRIYASAGDAVILWGMGVTQFGQAVDVVKGLSSLALLTGNLGRPNVGVGPVRGQNNVQGTCDLGTLPDMYPGYQPVTDNQVRAKFEAAWGVELSPRPGYRLTEVPHLVKEGKLKAYYIFGEDPVQSDPDAAGVRAALDAMDFVIVQDIFMNKTALHADVIFPATAWGEHEGVYSAADRGFQKFNKAVEPKGDVKPDWEIIGLLSSAMGYPMAYTSAEEIWEEMRHLCPLYAGVTYQRLEELGTIQWPCPDEQHPGTPYLYGGNRFNTPSGKGLLFAAAWRAPGELPDAEYPLVLCTVREVGHYSVRTMTGNCKALKTLADEPGFVRISPVEHAALGVQDGDLVWVASRRGKVLSRIQVSERINEGSIYMTYHWWIGSCNELTHDHLDPISRTPEFKYCAARIEAIPDQAWAETYLEREYLALRQRMGCVGA
- the ftsY gene encoding signal recognition particle-docking protein FtsY; protein product: MGLFGNLFDKFKQGLQRTQELVLAPMQKLLGLRRLDEDQLLELEDLLLQADLGIHAVERLMERLRFEMKRNAEIDPKAVLKDELLKIIQHIPARPFQASSTQVVLLVGVNGVGKTTTLGKLAAHLKGRGEEVLVVAGDTFRAAAIDQLELWGQRAGVPVIRNQMGGDPAAIAFDGATSAKAKGTPWVLVDTAGRLHTKDHLMRELDKIHRSLQKVLPDAPHRVLLVLDATTGQNGLVQAEAFKAAAGVTDLVLTKLDGSAKGGVVIPILERLKLPIAFVGVGEGVDDLIPFDPEAFVDGLLSA
- the ribD gene encoding bifunctional diaminohydroxyphosphoribosylaminopyrimidine deaminase/5-amino-6-(5-phosphoribosylamino)uracil reductase RibD, yielding MDSSVPELSPAWAWQLATGGPWPDPNALRGDERLMSLAIQEGLKGVGLSSPNPPVGCVIARDGRVIGRGVHVQAGTPHGEIMALRDAASRGNEVKGATAYVTLEPCCHYGRTPPCTEALLAAGIARVVVGTRDPNPRVDGGGMALLRSRGIEVTEAVLGEACSHFHAPFFKLIRTGLPWVVLKLAVGSDGSTGPDGERTEITSPEIQGLAHALRRACEAIVVGSGTVAVDDPSLTDRWPEATLPHRRFLRVVLDTHGHLAAACRVWQPVEGQPALRATVGSRSPIPGVEDLQLPPGPRGCSLRHLLHELAARGVGRVLLEGGPTLAKRAMVEGLVDEFHRFRSERPAGGPPVLGREADHFIRVTSTPFPGGSWDVLLPGVC
- a CDS encoding sulfite exporter TauE/SafE family protein — translated: MLHSLFPFFGGLGAGFSGGVLSGLFGIGGGIVLVPLMGLVLGLHQQAAQGVALAATLPPLGLPAVLQYRRSGVPIHWRIIGFLIAAFLVGGWLGARLANHLPSREMRWIFVVFLLVVAVRTWLGVKGKQGQERSTALAWSEAALPGLGIGFIGGISSGLLGIGGGIIMVPLMVGFLKLPQHQAQLASLTMMLFPVGLPAVWVYALSQGHFPWVILIGVALGFTCGALLGAKVANRLHGRHLKKIFAALVVLMALLLVLK
- a CDS encoding trypsin-like peptidase domain-containing protein → MKTWITCALTAAILAPALGSAEAKPAKKSPEELVVEANRKISGPRPLAPKRPLTQAERQRVGVFRSARKSVVFIASAALVRDVKTRNLSLVPAGSGTGFVWDEAGHVVTNLHVIMVQDQSGHLSAPADLVVTLADGKTYRCQVIGISTAYDVAVLQVFAPLKDMKPLPIGSSGDLVVGQDVMAIGNPFGLDHTLTQGIVSALGRQLITLFDTTISEVIQTDAAINPGNSGGPLLDSGGRLVGMNTAIAPATGASVGIGFAIPADILRQVVPTLIRKGVLDRPHLGFEAASTQVAKNLGVNRGVVISDVEEGGPAARAGLRPLKVLQDGKVELGDVIVGYQGQAVSSVGQLWSMMEQDSSESERSFDVVRGGKIIRLVIKPGKVQKAKTTI
- the aqpZ gene encoding aquaporin Z — encoded protein: MPLRNRLLVEFLGTLWLVLGGCGSAVLAATFPGVGIGLLGVSLAFGLTVLTMAFAIGPISGCHLNPAVTLGLAVSGRFSWGDLVPYWVVQVLGGIAGAAILFIIASGQPGFVLGGFASNGYGIHSPGQYGLGSALVTEIVMTFFFLLVILGSTSKRAPQGLAPIAIGLCLTLIHLISIPVTNTSVNPARSTGPALFVGGWALRQLWLFWLAPLVGALLAGRLFSKLEAE